A genomic region of Rhipicephalus sanguineus isolate Rsan-2018 chromosome 1, BIME_Rsan_1.4, whole genome shotgun sequence contains the following coding sequences:
- the LOC119376540 gene encoding uncharacterized protein LOC119376540 gives MKFLSRSQAVTRLSPAVNKLNIMTEAWEFNCPKYFDFELGEDTNAVPPEEYFESHKDSLTSPLPRRKALRTLNVAQAKPVKPAATTFKKGLENKVRAPSTKPLGNATRKGDPSKPATSVRNVQSRTVPSKAQPTMAEFIHNYFFKTPTRLRSKMNATTKPRYCMRATVPISPKLRTMLRAKQRSAAKKTAV, from the exons ATGAAATTTCTCAGTCGCTCTCAGGCTGTCACACGGCTGTCACCCGCTGTGAACAAGTTGAATATCATGACCGAAGCATGGGAGTTCAACTGCCCGAAATATTTTGATTTTGAACTTGGAGAGGACACGAACGCCGTTCCACCGGAGGAATACTTCG AGAGTCACAAGGATTCACTAACTTCACCATTGCCGCGACGTAAAGCCCTACGGACCTTGAATGTAGCTCAGGCGAAGCCTGTGAAACCGGCGGCAA ccactTTCAAGAAAGGCCTTGAAAATAAAGTGCGAGCACCCTCTACGAAACCCCTAGGAAATGCAACGCGTAAAGGCGACCCAAGCAAGCCTGCAACATCGGTTCGT AATGTACAAAGCAGGACAGTACCAAGCAAAGCACAGCCTACAATGGCGGAATTCATCCACAACTATTTCTTCAAAACCCCTACTCGCCTTCGCTCAAAAATGAACG CAACAACCAAGCCAAGGTATTGCATGAGGGCAACTGTACCAATCTCACCGAAGCTGAGGACCATGTTGCGAGCAAAGCAACGATCGGCTGCCAAGAAGACTGCAGTTTAA